The stretch of DNA AAAAACGGGTCTGCATCCTCTACACCGGCGGCACCATCGGCATGCGCCCCACGCCCCAGGGCTACGCCCCGGAAGCTGGCTATCTGGGCCGGACCATGGCCGCCATGCCCGAATTCTCCAGCCCCGACGTGCCGGAATACGTTATCCGCGAATACGCGCCATTACTGGATTCCTCCAACATGGGCCCCAGGGAATGGCTGACCATCGCCCGTGACATCGCCGCCAATTACGCCGACTTCGACGGCTTCATCGTCATCCACGGCACGGACACCATGGCCTACACGGCCTCGGCCCTGCCCTTCATGCTGGAGGGGCTGGCCAAGCCGGTCATCCTGACCGGGTCCCAGATTCCACTTTGCCGGGTCCGCAGCGACGCCCGCGACAACCTGATCACCTCGCTCATGGTCATCGACCAGACCCCGGTGCCCGAAGTCTGCCTGTGCTTCGGCAACCGGCTTTTGCGCGGCTGCCGGAGCACCAAGGTGGACGCGGCCGGATTCCAGGCCTTTGACTCGCCCAACTATCCGGACCTGGGCTCCATCGGCGTGACCATCCGTGCCCATGCCGCGCGCGTCCGGCCCGTGACCACCCAAAACGGCCTGACCGTGCACCCGCTGTCCGACGCCAATGTCGGCGCCCTGCGCCTCTTTCCGGGCATTTCGGCCCAGTTCGTGGCCAATGTGCTGCGCTCGCCCCTGCAGGGGCTGGTTCTGGAAACCTACGGCATGGGCAACGGCCCCTCCAACGACGCGAGCATCATGAACGTACTGGCCGAGGCCAACGCCCGGGGCGTGGTCATCGTCAACTGTACCCAATGTCTGCGGGGGACTGTCGATCAGGGCGGCTATCAGGCCGGATCGGCCCTGGCCCGATGCGGCGTGATTTCGGGGGCGGACATGACCGCCGAAGCGGCCCTGACCAAAATGATCTATCTGTTCAGTCTGGGGCTGACGCCGGACGAAATCCGGGCGCGCATGGGCCAAAACCTACGCGGCGAACTGACCGAGGCCGATGCCCTGTCCTGAAATCCCCATTCTTTTCCGGGACGAACACCTGGTGGCCGTGCACAAACCGCACGGATTGCTCGTGCACCGCAACGCCCACGCCGGGCGCGAGCCCTTTTTGGTGCAACTTCTGCGCGACCAGCTCGGTTGCCGCGTCTATCCGGTGCATCGCCTGGATCGACCGACATCGGGCCTTTTGGTCATGGCCCTGAGCCCGGCCGCGGCATCAATCCTGGCCCGGCAGTTCGCGGGCCGCGAGGTGGAAAAGACATATCTGGCCGTGGTACGAGGATTTGTTCCGGAATCCGGCGTCATCGACACCCCTCTTCTGGCCGAGTCCGGCGCGGAGCAGGAAGCCCGGACCGATTTTGAGCGCCTGGGCACAACGGAACTGCCCTGGCCCGTGGGCCGCTACGCCACGGCCCGATTCAGCGTGGTGCGGGCCAGGCCCCGGACCGGACGCACACACCAAATCCGCAGACATTTCGCGCATATCCGCCATCCAATCATTGGAGATGTGCTCCGCGGCGACGGCCGCCAAAACCGCTTCTTCCGCGAACATTTCAACCTACGCCGACTGCTTCTGGCCAGCGTGAGCCTTGCGTTCCGGCATCCCGTCAGCCACGCCCCCCTGCTCTGGCGCTGCCCCCTGGCCCCGGACCTGTCCGGGCTGTTGCAACGCCTTGGCTGGGAGCCATCGGCCTGGGATCCGCCGCGCCCTTTTCAGGACGAGCCCGCGCCACGCCCCTGACGGGACGCGGGGCGGGGTTGCACGTCATCCATCATCCAGCCGAACCCGGCCACGCGCACTCGTCCAATCCGCTGCCGGCCACGCAGACCCGGTCCCGCCCCGAGGTCTTGGCCTGGTACAAGGCGGCGTCGGCCCGGCGCATCAACTCTTCCACTCCGGCTAGACCCGGAGAAAAAAAGGCCAGGCCAATGCTCACGGTGAACCGGATGGCGGCCTGCCCCGCCCCGACCGCGATCCCGGCCACGGCCGCGCGAACCCGTTCGGCGATAAACAGGGCGGCCCGCCGGTCCACGTCGGGCAAAACGATCCCGAATTCCTCCCCGCCCAGACGGCCAAAAAGATCCGTGCTCCGCAGCACGGTCCGACTGGCCTGGACCATGGCCAGCAGCACCTCGTCGCCCACGGCGTGTCCCCAGGTGTCGTTGATGGATTTGAACTTGTCGACGTCGACCATGAGAAAAGCCAGCACGGACCCCTGGCGCCGGCAGCGCCGCAACTCGTGCTCGGCCCTGGCCAGAAAATCCCGTCGGTTGCTGATCCCGGTCAGATGATCCGTGGTCGCCAGCTGATACAATTCCTGTTCAAGCTGCTTGCGCGCGGTGATATTTTCGATCTGGGCGATGAAATACAGCCCGAAGCCATCCTCGCTCCGGACCAAGGACACGCTCACAAGCACCCAAACACACTGGCCGGCCCCGGTCAGAAAACGCGTCTCGACCTGATAGGCATTGAGTTCCCCGTCCAGCAGACGCTGGCGATGGGCCTGCCCCAGGGCCCGGTCCTCGGACAGGGTGACGTCGGCCAGGGTCTTGGTCAGCAAAACGTCCCGATCCAGCCCCAGCATGACGCACAGGGCCTGATTGACCTTGAGCAGCCGTCCGTCCAGACCGACCAGGGCCATGCCGTTGGCCGCGTATTCAAAGGCGCTGAAAAAACGCTCCTCGCTTTCGCGGAGCACGGCCTCGGCCTGACGGCGCATCTCGATCTCCCGCTGGGCCTGATCCCGCACCCGGGCATAGTCCCGAAGGCGGACATGGGCCTCGGTCACGTCCTGGGAAGCCACCAGAACGCACGCCCGGCCCGACCCGCGACCGCGCAGCAGGTGGGCCGTTGTGTGCTGGAGCCGGGGAGAACCGTCCGGGAAAAAGCTTGGAATGAGATGGCCGTGCAATCGGGCCGAAAAGACAATCGGAGGGCCGCCCTGGAGCAGAAGCTCGAACCGGCTGGCATAGCGGGGCTCCCGCAAATGCGGAAAAAATTCGCCCAGGGACCGACCGACAATTTCCTCGGACGCGATTTTGGTCCAGGACTCCAGACAGCGATTCCAAAACAGGACCACGTGATCGGGGTCGAAAAGAAACACACCCA from Deltaproteobacteria bacterium encodes:
- a CDS encoding pseudouridylate synthase; this encodes MPCPEIPILFRDEHLVAVHKPHGLLVHRNAHAGREPFLVQLLRDQLGCRVYPVHRLDRPTSGLLVMALSPAAASILARQFAGREVEKTYLAVVRGFVPESGVIDTPLLAESGAEQEARTDFERLGTTELPWPVGRYATARFSVVRARPRTGRTHQIRRHFAHIRHPIIGDVLRGDGRQNRFFREHFNLRRLLLASVSLAFRHPVSHAPLLWRCPLAPDLSGLLQRLGWEPSAWDPPRPFQDEPAPRP
- a CDS encoding diguanylate cyclase; translation: MARPSCDYEQCYGVLHAMPLGVFLFDPDHVVLFWNRCLESWTKIASEEIVGRSLGEFFPHLREPRYASRFELLLQGGPPIVFSARLHGHLIPSFFPDGSPRLQHTTAHLLRGRGSGRACVLVASQDVTEAHVRLRDYARVRDQAQREIEMRRQAEAVLRESEERFFSAFEYAANGMALVGLDGRLLKVNQALCVMLGLDRDVLLTKTLADVTLSEDRALGQAHRQRLLDGELNAYQVETRFLTGAGQCVWVLVSVSLVRSEDGFGLYFIAQIENITARKQLEQELYQLATTDHLTGISNRRDFLARAEHELRRCRRQGSVLAFLMVDVDKFKSINDTWGHAVGDEVLLAMVQASRTVLRSTDLFGRLGGEEFGIVLPDVDRRAALFIAERVRAAVAGIAVGAGQAAIRFTVSIGLAFFSPGLAGVEELMRRADAALYQAKTSGRDRVCVAGSGLDECAWPGSAG
- a CDS encoding L-asparaginase 1 yields the protein MEAQGLENDVKKRVCILYTGGTIGMRPTPQGYAPEAGYLGRTMAAMPEFSSPDVPEYVIREYAPLLDSSNMGPREWLTIARDIAANYADFDGFIVIHGTDTMAYTASALPFMLEGLAKPVILTGSQIPLCRVRSDARDNLITSLMVIDQTPVPEVCLCFGNRLLRGCRSTKVDAAGFQAFDSPNYPDLGSIGVTIRAHAARVRPVTTQNGLTVHPLSDANVGALRLFPGISAQFVANVLRSPLQGLVLETYGMGNGPSNDASIMNVLAEANARGVVIVNCTQCLRGTVDQGGYQAGSALARCGVISGADMTAEAALTKMIYLFSLGLTPDEIRARMGQNLRGELTEADALS